Part of the Streptomyces sp. NBC_01264 genome, GGGCGGGCCGGCTCGGCGGCGCGGACCGGAGCCGGGGCCGGCTCCTCGCGCTTGGTGGAGGCCGCGCCGATGACGTTGTCGCGGCGGGCCGGGGGCTGTCCGCCGTCGAACCCGGCCGCGATGACGGTGACCCGTACCTCGTCGCCGAGCGCGTCGTCGATGACGGCTCCGAAGATGATGTTCGCCTCGGGGTGCGCGGCCTCGCTCACCAGCTGCGCGGCCTCGTTGATCTCGAAGAGACCGAGGTCCGAGCCACCGGAGATGGAGAGCAGCACGCCGCGGGCGCCGTCGATGGACGCCTCGAGGAGCGGCGAGGAGATCGCCATCTCGGCGGCGGCCACCGCGCGGTCGTCGCCGCGGGCCGAGCCGATGCCCATCAGCGCCGAGCCCGCCTCGGACATCACGGACTTGACGTCCGCGAAGTCGAGGTTGATCAGACCCGGGGTGGTGATGAGGTCGGTGATGCCCTGGACGCCGGACAGCAGGACCTGGTCGGCCGACTTGAAGGCGTCGAGCACGCTGACCTGGCGGTCCGAGATGGACAGCAGGCGGTCGTTGGGGATGACGATGAGGGTGTCGACCTGCTCGCGGAGCTGGGCGATGCCGTCCTCGGCCTGGTTCGCGCGGCGCCGACCCTCGAAGGTGAAGGGTCGGGTGACCACACCGATCGTCAGGGCGCCCAGCGAGCGCGCGATGTTGGCGACGACGGGTGCGCCACCGGTTCCGGTGCCACCGCCCTCACCGGCGGTGACGAAGACCATGTCGGCCCCCTTGAGGACCTCCTCGATCTCCTCGCGGTGGTCCTCTGCCGCCTTGCGACCGACATCCGGGTTGGCGCCTGCGCCGAGTCCCCGGGTCAGTTCGCGGCCGACGTCGAGCTTGACGTCGGCGTCGCTCATCAACAGCGCCTGGGCGTCTGTGTTGATGGCGATGAACTCGACGCCCTTGAGACCGACCTCGATCATTCGGTTGATGGCATTGACACCACCGCCGCCGACACCGATGACCTTGATGACTGCGAGGTAGTTCTGCGGTGCTGCCACGTCGAAGGCCTCTCGCCTCGAGTTACGTGTCGTTCGCC contains:
- the ftsZ gene encoding cell division protein FtsZ, translated to MAAPQNYLAVIKVIGVGGGGVNAINRMIEVGLKGVEFIAINTDAQALLMSDADVKLDVGRELTRGLGAGANPDVGRKAAEDHREEIEEVLKGADMVFVTAGEGGGTGTGGAPVVANIARSLGALTIGVVTRPFTFEGRRRANQAEDGIAQLREQVDTLIVIPNDRLLSISDRQVSVLDAFKSADQVLLSGVQGITDLITTPGLINLDFADVKSVMSEAGSALMGIGSARGDDRAVAAAEMAISSPLLEASIDGARGVLLSISGGSDLGLFEINEAAQLVSEAAHPEANIIFGAVIDDALGDEVRVTVIAAGFDGGQPPARRDNVIGAASTKREEPAPAPVRAAEPARPAFGGLGSVTPREEPVRSEPVPVAEAPAPQVPTARPYQDSPAEELDVPDFLK